Proteins encoded by one window of uncultured Bacteroides sp.:
- a CDS encoding glycosyltransferase family 2 protein, with translation MNYPKITVVTPSYNQGQFIERTIISILSQNYPNLEYFIIDGGSKDSTVEIIKKYSEKISYWVSERDNGQTDAINKGMQRATGDIVCYINSDDVLLPGALKYVGDFFLKNHNVDFLMGISLEIDLNDFIIKQTHSIINKWFAKHGCYNINQQGMFWKRSLFEKIGYFRTDFHACMDAEFVIRALTNNISIKVINIPLGAIRVYSTTKTAIGGNIWDKDWAEICNEYNGFVRSKKSVYYLIYGFVKLINGYYFNDYRFMKKYKNISYTKYLY, from the coding sequence ATGAATTATCCTAAAATTACAGTAGTTACACCTTCTTATAACCAAGGCCAATTTATTGAAAGGACGATAATTTCAATCTTATCTCAGAATTATCCTAATTTAGAGTATTTTATAATAGATGGTGGTTCAAAAGATAGTACTGTAGAAATAATAAAAAAATATAGTGAAAAGATCAGTTATTGGGTTAGTGAAAGAGATAATGGTCAAACAGATGCAATCAATAAAGGGATGCAACGAGCAACTGGAGATATAGTATGCTATATAAATAGCGATGATGTGCTACTTCCTGGTGCTTTGAAGTATGTTGGAGACTTTTTTTTAAAAAATCATAATGTTGATTTTCTTATGGGGATTTCATTAGAAATAGATTTGAATGATTTTATCATCAAACAGACACATTCAATTATAAACAAATGGTTTGCAAAACATGGTTGTTATAATATAAATCAACAGGGAATGTTTTGGAAACGAAGTTTGTTTGAAAAGATAGGCTATTTTAGAACCGATTTTCATGCTTGTATGGATGCTGAATTTGTAATTAGAGCTTTGACAAATAATATCTCTATTAAAGTTATAAATATACCCTTAGGTGCTATTCGTGTCTATTCAACTACTAAAACAGCGATTGGTGGAAATATATGGGACAAAGATTGGGCTGAAATATGCAATGAATATAATGGCTTTGTTAGGAGTAAAAAGTCCGTTTATTATTTAATTTATGGCTTTGTAAAGTTAATAAATGGATATTATTTTAATGATTATAGGTTTATGAAAAAATATAAAAATATTTCTTATACTAAATATCTATATTGA
- a CDS encoding NAD(P)-dependent oxidoreductase, producing MKKCAIIGSNGYIGRHIEWYLKKNGIIPKCYDIQENEAGFDNYEKIDLTDRISVNSIDLDVDYIFFFAGITGTYAGFDFYEKYISINEIGLLNLLDAIRFSQFRPKIVFPSTRLVYKGADKPLTENDDKETKTIYAVNKLTCEGILYAYRASFDIPYTIFRICIPYGNLLGNDYSFGTVGFFIKMASSGKNITLFGGGSIKRTFTYMEDLCYQMVYGAFNEKSNGEIYNIGGETYSLKEVANVIAKKYRTTVIAVPWPDKDLRLESDHTYFDSTKIQGLLGEIKYYTINNLIL from the coding sequence ATGAAAAAATGTGCAATTATCGGATCAAATGGATACATTGGAAGGCATATTGAATGGTATCTAAAAAAGAATGGTATTATTCCAAAATGTTATGATATTCAAGAAAATGAGGCTGGATTTGATAATTATGAGAAGATAGATTTAACAGATAGAATATCTGTAAATAGTATCGACTTAGATGTAGATTATATTTTCTTCTTTGCAGGAATAACAGGTACCTATGCCGGATTTGATTTTTATGAAAAATATATTTCAATTAATGAAATAGGACTACTAAATCTACTTGATGCAATTCGCTTTTCTCAATTTAGACCAAAAATCGTTTTCCCATCAACTAGATTGGTGTATAAAGGTGCAGATAAGCCTTTAACGGAAAATGATGATAAAGAAACAAAAACTATTTATGCTGTAAATAAATTAACATGCGAAGGAATACTTTATGCTTATAGAGCTAGCTTTGATATACCATATACAATTTTTCGTATTTGCATTCCTTATGGAAATCTTTTAGGAAATGATTATTCTTTTGGTACAGTAGGTTTTTTTATAAAAATGGCTTCTTCAGGAAAAAACATTACTTTATTTGGAGGAGGAAGCATTAAACGTACTTTCACCTACATGGAGGATCTGTGCTATCAAATGGTATATGGAGCTTTTAATGAAAAATCTAATGGAGAAATATATAATATTGGAGGTGAAACTTATTCTTTAAAGGAAGTAGCAAATGTTATTGCAAAGAAATATAGAACAACAGTAATAGCTGTCCCTTGGCCTGATAAAGATTTGAGACTTGAAAGTGATCATACATATTTTGATAGTACTAAGATTCAAGGTTTATTGGGTGAGATTAAGTATTATACAATTAATAATTTAATTCTATGA
- a CDS encoding Gfo/Idh/MocA family oxidoreductase, which yields MIKIGIICPSEIAFRRFLPALQNDNEFQYIGVAIASPAEWFGDLLSKTALEQIVNQQNSERNRAKLFVDNFGGKIFDSYEEILFSNDIDAIYIPLPPALHYKWSKFALKMGKHVFVEKPATTNAKDTLDLISLAQLNQLAIHENYMFVFHNQLQILSDLIKKGEIGDVRLYRISFGFPRRSISDFRYNKELGGGALLDAGGYTIKYGNYLLGDTAKIVNANLNYISDFDVDIFGTATMVNDEGLTAQLAFGMDNDYKCDIEIWGSKGSITSNRILTAPVNFVPNYVIRKNQQQKEIKLPSDDAFLKSISYFKTCIIETSFRERNYLVLQRQADLVTQFKNLVK from the coding sequence ATGATTAAAATTGGTATAATATGTCCTTCTGAAATTGCTTTTAGAAGATTTCTTCCCGCTTTACAGAATGACAATGAATTTCAATATATTGGTGTAGCCATAGCTAGTCCAGCTGAATGGTTTGGTGATTTATTATCAAAAACAGCCTTGGAACAAATCGTTAATCAACAGAATTCTGAACGAAATAGGGCGAAATTATTTGTAGATAATTTTGGAGGTAAAATATTCGATAGTTATGAAGAAATTCTATTTTCAAATGATATTGATGCAATTTATATCCCACTTCCTCCAGCTTTGCATTACAAATGGTCTAAGTTTGCACTCAAAATGGGGAAACATGTCTTTGTGGAAAAGCCAGCTACAACAAATGCAAAAGACACATTGGATTTAATTTCATTAGCACAACTTAATCAGTTGGCAATACATGAAAATTATATGTTTGTATTTCATAATCAATTGCAAATCTTGAGTGACTTAATTAAAAAAGGTGAAATTGGTGATGTCCGTTTGTACCGAATATCCTTTGGTTTTCCGCGCAGGTCTATTTCTGATTTTAGGTATAATAAGGAATTGGGTGGTGGTGCTTTATTAGATGCTGGTGGTTATACAATCAAATATGGAAATTATTTACTTGGTGATACGGCAAAAATAGTTAATGCAAATCTTAATTATATTTCGGATTTTGATGTCGATATTTTTGGTACTGCAACAATGGTTAATGATGAAGGTTTAACAGCACAACTTGCTTTTGGTATGGATAATGATTATAAATGTGATATTGAAATATGGGGGAGTAAAGGCTCTATCACATCTAATCGAATTTTAACAGCTCCTGTTAATTTTGTACCGAATTATGTAATAAGAAAAAATCAGCAACAAAAAGAAATTAAACTTCCATCAGATGATGCTTTTTTGAAGTCAATCTCTTATTTTAAAACTTGTATAATTGAAACATCTTTTCGGGAAAGAAATTATTTGGTTCTTCAAAGACAAGCAGACTTGGTTACACAATTTAAAAATCTAGTAAAATGA
- a CDS encoding NDP-hexose 2,3-dehydratase family protein: MKKKNVTDIHLDFLVSALHRGLFISTDEILDWMKRQNEEVKKDITQVPLNQLHGWLCNDYQIKHHSGKFFSIDGIRVTTNYRDVASWDQPIINQPEIGFLGFIVQKKQGIMHFLIQAKIEPGNINAVQLSPTLQATRSNYTLVHKGISPLYLEYFTGEKKVRVLVDQLQSEQGARFLRKRNRNIIIEIDENEHLDVKENFIWVSLGQIKELLNYSNVINMDSRTVISCINYGNYPESSLKLLAATQKINFTALSKSESFLYSVLSSDNHIHDIQFIIGWITSLKFKYDLDVNKISISEMNHWVYDGNSIHHEHNKYFDVIGVNVSIGNREVVNWDQPMVRSAQEGLMGFLVKKINGIYHFLVQAKLEAGNFDVVELAPTVQCLTGNYRKNYNEYTIPYLEYFLDAPKEKIWYSSYQSEEGGRFYHEQNLNIIVEIGDDFPIEVDENYCWMTLNQMLSFVTYNNYLNIAARSLLSAIQLY, from the coding sequence ATGAAGAAAAAAAATGTAACAGATATTCATTTAGATTTTTTAGTATCTGCACTCCATCGTGGTTTGTTCATTTCTACAGATGAAATATTAGACTGGATGAAAAGGCAGAATGAAGAGGTTAAGAAAGATATTACTCAGGTTCCTCTAAATCAGTTACACGGTTGGCTATGCAATGATTACCAGATTAAGCACCATTCTGGCAAGTTTTTTAGTATAGATGGTATTAGAGTAACTACAAACTATAGAGATGTCGCTTCATGGGATCAGCCAATTATAAATCAACCCGAAATTGGCTTTTTGGGATTTATAGTTCAAAAAAAACAAGGAATTATGCATTTTCTTATTCAGGCTAAGATTGAACCTGGAAATATTAATGCTGTTCAATTGTCACCAACTTTACAAGCTACGAGGAGTAATTATACTCTAGTGCACAAAGGAATATCTCCTTTATATCTTGAATATTTTACTGGTGAAAAGAAAGTGAGAGTTTTGGTAGATCAATTACAATCTGAGCAAGGGGCACGTTTTCTAAGAAAAAGGAATAGAAATATTATTATAGAAATAGACGAAAATGAACATTTAGATGTGAAAGAAAATTTTATTTGGGTTTCGTTAGGCCAGATAAAAGAGCTTTTGAACTATTCGAATGTTATTAATATGGATAGTCGTACAGTAATTTCATGCATTAATTATGGAAATTATCCAGAATCTTCATTGAAGTTACTTGCGGCTACTCAAAAAATAAATTTTACGGCGCTCTCTAAATCAGAATCCTTTTTATACTCGGTTTTAAGCAGTGATAATCATATCCATGATATACAATTTATTATCGGATGGATAACCTCTCTTAAATTTAAATACGATTTGGATGTAAATAAAATTTCTATTTCAGAAATGAATCATTGGGTTTATGACGGAAATTCAATTCATCATGAGCATAATAAGTATTTTGATGTAATTGGTGTAAATGTAAGTATTGGAAATCGAGAGGTTGTAAACTGGGATCAACCTATGGTTCGTTCAGCACAAGAGGGCTTGATGGGATTTTTGGTAAAAAAAATTAATGGCATTTATCATTTTTTAGTTCAAGCTAAATTGGAAGCAGGCAATTTTGATGTGGTTGAATTAGCTCCTACGGTGCAATGCCTAACTGGAAATTATCGTAAGAACTATAACGAATATACGATTCCATATTTAGAATATTTTTTGGATGCTCCAAAGGAAAAAATTTGGTATTCGAGTTATCAAAGTGAAGAAGGTGGTCGTTTTTATCATGAACAAAATTTAAATATTATAGTGGAGATTGGTGATGATTTTCCAATAGAAGTAGATGAAAATTATTGTTGGATGACTCTTAATCAAATGTTGTCATTTGTTACTTATAATAATTATTTAAATATAGCTGCAAGAAGTTTACTTTCTGCAATTCAACTTTATTAA
- a CDS encoding glycosyltransferase family 4 protein, translating to MKVKISSFTPLFFPYTAKYVSYFSDVTFIQGFIPNRITKKILQLFDLFFKTSVTKRLSKRVLVDSKGKNIGLFLPEIYMIIGMAISKNKSLIQARAHFFYGWWSKRYLSNLDILHVRSGSGRGGAIQRAKENNAIVIVDHSIAHPNSMRNILLEEYIKYHISYEFSNRFWDQIVEDCKEADYILVNSDFVKKSFVENGYKSDRIKVIYLGVRDDFFGCKTKYKTSKVLNLLFIGAFGFRKGCEYLLKSLELIEKKDIDFKLTVIGPIDNFQSVIENYDSNKIDFRGRVLYDDLKKYYAASDVFIFPSLCEGSTMAGMEAMAAGMPCIFTENCGVPIVDRENALIVPIKNEQAIADAVEILYKSESLREKIGLRAAETIKNNYKWADYQNNLNIFYNEVIHHLN from the coding sequence ATGAAAGTCAAAATTTCTTCTTTTACACCATTGTTTTTTCCTTATACTGCTAAGTATGTATCCTATTTTTCAGATGTCACTTTTATTCAAGGGTTTATACCAAATCGAATAACAAAAAAAATATTGCAACTGTTCGATTTATTTTTTAAAACAAGTGTAACAAAAAGACTATCAAAAAGAGTGTTAGTAGATTCTAAAGGTAAAAATATAGGGTTGTTTTTACCTGAGATTTACATGATTATTGGTATGGCTATTTCAAAAAATAAATCATTAATTCAAGCTCGTGCTCATTTTTTTTATGGTTGGTGGTCTAAGCGCTATTTATCTAATTTAGATATTTTGCATGTTAGAAGTGGTTCTGGAAGAGGAGGTGCGATACAAAGAGCGAAAGAAAACAATGCTATAGTTATAGTAGATCATTCTATTGCACATCCTAATTCTATGAGAAATATATTGCTTGAGGAATATATAAAATATCATATTTCATATGAGTTTTCAAATCGATTTTGGGACCAAATTGTGGAGGATTGTAAAGAGGCTGATTATATATTAGTTAATAGTGATTTTGTAAAAAAAAGCTTTGTAGAAAATGGTTATAAATCAGATCGAATAAAAGTAATTTATTTAGGCGTGCGGGATGATTTCTTTGGTTGTAAAACAAAATACAAAACATCTAAAGTGTTAAATTTATTGTTTATTGGTGCTTTTGGCTTTCGTAAAGGATGTGAATACCTTTTAAAATCCTTAGAATTAATTGAAAAGAAAGATATTGATTTTAAATTAACAGTAATTGGGCCTATAGATAATTTTCAATCTGTCATAGAAAATTATGATTCAAATAAAATAGATTTTAGAGGACGAGTTTTGTATGATGATCTCAAAAAATATTATGCCGCATCAGATGTTTTTATATTTCCTTCTCTTTGCGAAGGCTCAACTATGGCTGGTATGGAAGCCATGGCGGCAGGTATGCCATGTATCTTTACCGAGAATTGTGGAGTTCCAATTGTAGATAGAGAAAATGCTTTAATCGTTCCTATTAAAAATGAGCAAGCTATTGCTGATGCAGTAGAAATATTATATAAAAGCGAGTCATTAAGAGAAAAAATAGGACTTCGGGCTGCGGAAACAATAAAGAATAATTATAAATGGGCAGACTATCAGAATAATTTGAACATATTTTATAATGAAGTAATACACCATTTGAATTAA
- a CDS encoding glycoside hydrolase family 99-like domain-containing protein: MEKKARLIAFYLPQYHPVPENDEWWGKGFTEWTNVGRAKPLFKGHVQPKIPRDLGYYDLRVPETREQQAELAKFAGIEGFCYWHYWFGNGKQLLNRPFDEVLISGKPDFPFCLGWANHSWKKKTWSDDKKDKLLIEQQYPGIDDINLHFNTLLPAFKDKRYLKINNRLIFVIWDSINMPDSTLFFETWNKLAIANGLEGFYFVGFTYDKLNVNKILKIGFDSACLDLVQEYYFQKSIFQKSKRKIKNILGIITPRIIPYKKYSDLFCRIFETNKENVIPCILPNFDHSPRNKRTAVILTNPSPVLFVKLLKKVLSIQKTKSDDSKELVFVKSWNEWGEGNYLEPDMEFGDSFITELHNYTSSSL; the protein is encoded by the coding sequence ATGGAAAAGAAAGCTAGATTAATTGCATTTTATCTCCCTCAGTATCATCCGGTACCTGAAAATGATGAATGGTGGGGTAAAGGTTTTACGGAATGGACAAATGTTGGTAGAGCAAAACCATTATTTAAAGGACATGTGCAACCTAAAATACCAAGAGACTTGGGCTATTATGATTTAAGAGTTCCAGAGACGCGTGAACAACAGGCCGAATTAGCAAAATTTGCAGGTATTGAAGGGTTTTGTTATTGGCATTATTGGTTTGGAAATGGGAAACAGTTATTAAATAGACCTTTTGATGAAGTTCTAATTTCAGGAAAACCTGACTTCCCATTTTGTCTTGGTTGGGCTAATCATTCTTGGAAAAAGAAAACTTGGTCTGATGATAAGAAAGATAAACTTCTTATAGAACAGCAGTATCCGGGTATTGATGATATTAATCTACACTTTAATACTTTACTGCCAGCATTTAAAGATAAAAGATATTTGAAGATAAATAATCGTCTGATTTTTGTTATTTGGGACTCTATTAATATGCCTGACTCAACCTTGTTTTTTGAAACATGGAATAAACTGGCGATAGCAAATGGGCTTGAAGGTTTTTATTTTGTAGGTTTTACATATGATAAATTAAATGTGAATAAGATCTTAAAAATAGGATTTGATTCAGCATGCTTAGATTTGGTGCAAGAGTATTATTTTCAGAAATCTATTTTTCAGAAATCAAAAAGAAAAATTAAAAATATATTGGGAATAATTACTCCAAGAATAATTCCATATAAAAAATATTCAGATCTATTTTGTCGTATTTTTGAGACAAATAAAGAAAATGTAATTCCTTGCATTTTGCCGAATTTTGATCATTCTCCAAGGAATAAAAGAACTGCTGTAATATTAACAAACCCATCTCCTGTTTTGTTTGTAAAGCTATTGAAAAAAGTTTTGAGTATTCAAAAAACAAAATCTGATGATTCTAAAGAGCTGGTTTTTGTAAAATCATGGAACGAATGGGGAGAAGGTAATTATTTAGAACCAGATATGGAATTTGGAGACTCTTTTATAACGGAATTGCACAATTATACAAGTTCTAGTCTTTAA
- a CDS encoding O-antigen ligase family protein, producing the protein MSFILTVLSVIIIILLFVNFKYGFAVYLAYSILVPIGYLVINNFLIGEFFIFVLLLLAFIFRYIHKFSYFKFKLFTPFLFLLLGQFILIPFHNQTPFYYQLNSFVHDMMGVTNSLILLNVILLEQNSYKLYIKVIFISIAISTFYGLFLTTIPGINPYLLITLPIGGQEFNAAYAAGNSGLSDVLAIAAGRNFGRISSVFTHPMTYGIFLCLSLVFMLYTVLKSKNKSAIILLLFIVVNIFCIGVRTSIVVMIISLIYYLCFNYNIKKIFYTLFLAGIIYIIISNIIDTSSVFNSILSKDSDGVEGSSLNMRLEQLQGCFTIIDSHLILGNGYGWTSYYLSLHATHPLLLSFESLAFVILCNNGLFGVLLWLVFIFMYFKISYKFFTKEESVVLQTLLVVYLCYSLITGEYGYMKYLVLYYAIFIGIFTNKKTKTSINI; encoded by the coding sequence ATGAGTTTTATTCTTACAGTTTTAAGTGTGATAATTATCATTTTATTATTTGTTAATTTCAAATATGGATTTGCTGTATATTTAGCTTATAGTATCTTAGTTCCTATAGGTTATTTAGTAATTAATAATTTTCTGATTGGTGAATTCTTTATATTTGTATTGCTTCTGCTGGCCTTTATATTTAGATATATTCATAAATTTAGTTATTTCAAATTTAAATTATTCACTCCTTTTCTCTTTCTTCTTTTAGGGCAGTTTATTTTGATTCCCTTTCATAATCAAACTCCATTCTATTATCAGTTGAATTCATTTGTACATGATATGATGGGTGTTACAAATTCTTTGATTCTATTGAATGTCATTTTATTAGAGCAGAATTCTTATAAATTATATATTAAAGTGATTTTTATTAGTATTGCTATTTCTACCTTTTATGGTCTTTTTTTGACAACAATTCCTGGAATAAACCCTTATTTGCTTATTACACTTCCAATAGGAGGCCAAGAATTTAATGCTGCCTATGCAGCCGGTAACAGTGGACTTTCAGATGTTTTGGCTATTGCAGCTGGTCGTAATTTTGGACGTATTTCTTCTGTATTTACACATCCTATGACATATGGAATTTTTTTATGCCTGTCCTTAGTATTTATGTTGTATACAGTTTTAAAATCTAAAAACAAATCAGCCATAATTCTGTTGTTATTTATAGTTGTAAATATATTTTGTATTGGGGTGCGGACTAGTATAGTTGTCATGATTATTTCATTAATATATTATTTATGTTTCAATTATAATATTAAAAAGATCTTTTATACTTTATTTTTAGCCGGTATTATTTATATAATAATAAGTAATATTATTGATACGAGTAGCGTGTTTAATAGCATACTGAGTAAAGATAGTGATGGGGTAGAAGGTTCATCATTGAATATGCGCTTAGAACAACTTCAGGGATGCTTCACTATTATTGATTCACATTTGATATTGGGCAACGGGTATGGTTGGACATCTTATTACCTATCATTGCATGCAACTCATCCACTATTGCTTAGTTTTGAAAGTTTAGCATTTGTCATTTTATGTAATAATGGATTATTTGGTGTGCTTTTATGGCTTGTTTTTATTTTTATGTATTTTAAAATATCATATAAATTTTTCACTAAAGAAGAGTCTGTAGTTTTACAAACTTTGTTGGTAGTATATTTGTGTTATTCGTTAATAACAGGTGAATATGGATATATGAAATATTTAGTATTATATTATGCTATTTTTATTGGAATATTTACGAATAAAAAAACTAAAACTTCAATCAATATTTAA
- a CDS encoding polysaccharide pyruvyl transferase family protein → MNHVVISGFNLEDNNRGTAALGYGSISFLSKFHDLSNKKIACVRFFKKPWKCSYKPEIKEYFIDNKKVDVELYKVWYFEYLLIKIFKVRIPFFPLSKLFKDVEYVAAINGGDGFSDIYGKAIFENRLKEINIAMTFNIPLIILPQTLGPFKDNRIYLRASNILKYSTKVYVRDKKFDKELNQMGVRFNLTKDLSFYMQPEMVNIKLKPNAIGLNISGLAYSNKFYSLANQFDNYPILIDAIINYFQKSEIPIYLISHSYNFLAPEANNDDLQVCKQVYENLNNKHFVYVINENFTPPQIKYIISQMDFFIGTRMHANFAAIFTKTPVFGLSYSYKFAGAFDSFGLNDSYSEIRNLSKNDIFPLISKIENFYLNKKTKVIIRS, encoded by the coding sequence ATGAATCATGTTGTTATATCTGGATTTAATTTAGAAGATAATAATAGAGGTACAGCTGCATTAGGATATGGGTCGATAAGTTTTTTATCTAAATTTCATGATCTTTCAAATAAAAAAATTGCTTGTGTCAGATTTTTTAAAAAACCTTGGAAATGCAGCTATAAACCCGAGATAAAAGAATATTTTATTGATAATAAGAAAGTTGATGTTGAATTATATAAAGTATGGTATTTTGAATATTTGCTAATTAAAATTTTTAAAGTTAGAATACCGTTTTTCCCATTATCAAAATTATTTAAAGATGTTGAATATGTTGCAGCAATTAATGGGGGAGATGGATTTTCAGATATCTATGGTAAGGCGATCTTTGAAAATAGACTAAAAGAGATTAATATAGCCATGACTTTCAATATACCACTTATTATTCTCCCTCAAACTTTAGGACCATTTAAAGATAATCGAATTTATCTAAGGGCTAGTAATATATTGAAATATTCCACTAAAGTTTATGTCCGTGATAAAAAATTTGATAAAGAACTTAACCAGATGGGAGTACGTTTTAATTTAACAAAAGATTTGTCTTTTTATATGCAACCAGAAATGGTTAATATTAAATTAAAACCTAATGCTATAGGCCTAAATATTAGTGGCTTGGCTTATTCAAATAAATTTTATAGTCTAGCGAATCAATTTGATAACTATCCTATTTTGATAGATGCAATAATAAATTATTTCCAAAAAAGTGAGATCCCAATTTATCTGATTTCACATTCGTACAATTTTCTTGCACCGGAAGCAAATAATGATGATTTACAAGTCTGTAAACAAGTATATGAAAATTTGAACAATAAACATTTTGTTTATGTAATAAACGAGAATTTCACACCACCACAAATAAAGTATATAATTTCACAGATGGATTTCTTTATTGGTACAAGGATGCATGCTAATTTTGCAGCAATATTCACAAAAACACCAGTTTTTGGTCTGTCATATAGCTATAAGTTTGCAGGGGCTTTTGACTCATTTGGTCTGAATGATAGTTATTCAGAAATAAGAAACTTGTCAAAAAATGATATATTTCCTTTAATATCTAAAATTGAAAATTTTTATTTAAATAAAAAAACAAAAGTTATTATAAGATCATGA
- a CDS encoding Coenzyme F420 hydrogenase/dehydrogenase, beta subunit C-terminal domain produces the protein MEFKINSLAKFIGYSMDERIRYKSSSGGIGTGILKYLFEIGYIETAVSLVYDAELCKYRPEFIYCFEDFNNCGSVYHEIELIEYIKENYSKVKGRLSVFCMGCQVNYIRKILQRHNIESFILSLVCSGQTEIKGIYTYYRLLGIKKEDIFSIQFRGNGWPSGIQIKLKNGNFLKRNNWTEPWSTLHTSHLYQPRKCFFCKESFNKAADVSLADPWLDKYINIDTVGNTIFCVNTNIGIEIITAMINKRLIYVTEAFDSDFLKSQHSIYMQRLINPKSHRSMAKIANLCGNIYYRNIMSSCMFTLKIHNNIVLKLMNKRK, from the coding sequence ATGGAATTTAAGATTAATTCTTTAGCAAAATTTATTGGATATTCAATGGACGAGCGTATAAGATATAAGTCGTCCTCAGGAGGAATTGGTACTGGAATTTTGAAATATTTATTTGAAATAGGTTATATTGAGACTGCTGTAAGTTTGGTATATGATGCAGAGCTTTGTAAATACAGACCTGAATTTATTTATTGTTTTGAAGATTTTAATAATTGTGGTTCTGTATATCATGAAATCGAATTAATTGAATATATAAAAGAAAATTATTCTAAAGTAAAGGGACGTTTATCTGTATTTTGTATGGGTTGTCAAGTAAATTATATAAGAAAAATTCTTCAACGTCATAATATTGAATCTTTTATTTTAAGTTTAGTTTGTTCAGGACAAACTGAGATAAAAGGTATCTATACTTATTATAGACTGTTAGGCATTAAAAAAGAAGATATCTTTTCTATTCAGTTTAGAGGTAATGGATGGCCTAGTGGTATACAAATAAAATTAAAAAATGGAAATTTTTTAAAGAGAAATAATTGGACTGAACCTTGGTCAACACTACATACTTCACATTTATATCAACCTCGTAAATGTTTTTTTTGCAAAGAGTCTTTTAATAAGGCTGCTGATGTATCGTTGGCAGATCCATGGTTGGATAAATATATAAATATTGACACTGTTGGTAATACTATTTTTTGTGTCAATACTAATATAGGTATAGAAATAATAACTGCTATGATCAACAAGAGATTGATTTATGTTACAGAAGCATTTGATAGTGATTTTCTTAAATCGCAACATTCTATTTACATGCAGAGATTAATAAATCCCAAAAGTCATCGTTCAATGGCTAAAATTGCAAATTTATGTGGAAATATTTATTACAGAAATATTATGTCTAGCTGTATGTTCACTTTAAAAATACATAATAATATTGTTTTGAAACTAATGAATAAAAGAAAATAG